A region of Micromonospora chokoriensis DNA encodes the following proteins:
- a CDS encoding SDR family NAD(P)-dependent oxidoreductase, which produces MTERIVTPFGFASTADEVIAGVDLTGRRALITGGAAGIGVETARSLAAAGAEVVLGVRRVAAGEQAAADIAAGIGADRVTVRELDLADQDSVRRFVADWDEPLHILVNNAGIMALPELERTAEGWEMQFATNFMGHFALTVGLHEALASAGGARVVSVSSSGNLFSPVVFDDLHFAFRPYDPLLAYGQSKSAEALLAVEVTRRWSGEGIYANALNPGAIATGLQKHTGGLRTPKERQKTPQQGAATSVLLAASPLLEGIGGRYFEDCAEAAVVTERPADYSGVAAYAVDPGNAERLWNVASDLMTAGVTTSGGAR; this is translated from the coding sequence ATGACTGAGCGAATCGTGACCCCATTCGGTTTCGCCTCGACCGCCGACGAGGTGATCGCCGGGGTCGACCTGACCGGTCGGCGGGCCCTGATCACCGGAGGGGCCGCCGGGATCGGCGTGGAGACCGCCCGCTCGTTGGCCGCCGCCGGGGCCGAGGTGGTGCTCGGGGTACGCCGGGTCGCCGCCGGTGAACAGGCCGCCGCCGACATCGCGGCCGGTATCGGCGCGGACCGCGTCACCGTCCGCGAGTTGGACCTGGCCGATCAGGATTCGGTACGCCGGTTCGTCGCCGACTGGGACGAGCCGCTGCACATCCTGGTCAACAACGCCGGGATCATGGCGCTGCCGGAGTTGGAGCGCACCGCCGAGGGCTGGGAGATGCAGTTCGCGACCAACTTCATGGGGCACTTCGCGTTGACCGTCGGCCTGCACGAGGCGCTCGCCTCCGCCGGGGGCGCCCGGGTCGTGTCGGTCAGCTCCAGCGGCAACCTGTTCTCCCCGGTGGTCTTCGATGATCTGCACTTCGCGTTCCGCCCGTACGACCCGTTGCTCGCGTACGGGCAGTCGAAGAGCGCCGAGGCGTTGCTCGCCGTCGAGGTGACGCGCCGCTGGTCCGGTGAGGGGATCTACGCCAACGCGCTGAACCCCGGGGCCATCGCCACCGGACTGCAGAAGCACACCGGTGGGCTGCGTACCCCGAAGGAGCGGCAGAAGACCCCGCAGCAGGGTGCGGCGACCTCGGTGCTGCTCGCCGCGTCTCCGCTGCTCGAGGGCATCGGCGGTCGCTACTTCGAGGACTGTGCCGAGGCCGCGGTCGTCACCGAGCGGCCGGCGGACTACAGCGGGGTGGCCGCGTACGCGGTCGACCCGGGAAACGCCGAGCGACTCTGGAACGTGGCGTCGGACCTGATGACGGCCGGCGTGACGACGTCGGGCGGTGCCCGATGA
- a CDS encoding ROK family protein, with protein MSEGSGTLSRGEHPAGQDDTLLGLAEPGGVGDLVSAGRSGLRADPHPAAPPRIKAGQRHPWGLWATGLSQVTITKAVTPLMAAGFAEIGHLPLAPGDMVCTGGRRGRVETVASTRATIDRVRSAVGKAALTIDDVFDLAHRGDPDAVAA; from the coding sequence TTGAGCGAGGGGAGCGGCACCCTGTCCCGGGGTGAGCACCCGGCCGGACAGGACGACACCCTGCTCGGCCTCGCTGAGCCAGGCGGGGTCGGCGACCTGGTGTCGGCTGGCCGGTCCGGTCTCCGGGCGGATCCGCACCCGGCAGCGCCGCCGCGGATCAAGGCCGGTCAGCGCCACCCGTGGGGTTTGTGGGCCACCGGCCTGTCCCAGGTGACGATCACCAAGGCGGTCACCCCGCTGATGGCAGCAGGCTTCGCCGAGATCGGGCACCTACCGCTCGCCCCCGGCGACATGGTCTGCACCGGCGGGCGACGCGGGCGCGTCGAGACGGTCGCCTCCACCAGAGCCACCATCGATCGGGTTCGGTCCGCCGTAGGGAAGGCGGCCCTCACCATCGACGACGTCTTCGACCTGGCCCACCGGGGCGACCCGGACGCAGTCGCCGCGTAG
- a CDS encoding ATP-binding protein: MPTSHLIPRRAAAQVNAALADTRVVLINGPRQAGKSTLVRLVAGDRLAERRDLDRAQDRAAAIADPVGFVDSSELLVIDEIQRAPELLLAIKAAVDEDPRPGRYLLTGSSRLFGMVAAPDALPGRMETVELWPFSQGELDAAPDGFVDAVFALGADLRHESDVTRSDYAARIVRGGLPEATTRTDPRRRQRFLDAYVQALIDRDVRQLSDIQHKGELRKLVRLLSARSANIIAANSLESALGLSRPTIARYLQALEEIFLVKRIPGWSRNLGTRTTAAPKLIFVDSGIAANETATDARALLRPGAPFGPLLESFVLSELSRQLTWSEQPVDLSHYRDQSRYEVDAVLENRSGQVVGIEVKAATTVRPDDFRGLRRLADRLGEDFIAGIVLYTGTSTLPFGDRLRAMPVSALWQVSASTTD; this comes from the coding sequence GTGCCCACCTCGCACCTGATTCCCCGCCGCGCCGCCGCGCAGGTCAATGCTGCTCTGGCGGACACCCGCGTCGTCTTGATCAACGGGCCACGCCAAGCAGGCAAGAGCACCCTGGTACGCCTCGTTGCCGGCGATCGTCTAGCCGAACGCCGCGATCTTGATCGGGCTCAGGACCGGGCAGCGGCTATCGCCGATCCAGTCGGGTTCGTGGACTCCTCCGAGCTCCTGGTCATCGACGAGATCCAACGCGCTCCGGAACTCCTGTTGGCCATCAAGGCTGCGGTCGACGAGGACCCCCGTCCGGGCCGGTACCTGCTCACCGGATCGTCACGGCTGTTCGGCATGGTGGCTGCACCGGACGCGTTACCCGGCCGGATGGAGACCGTGGAGCTCTGGCCGTTCTCCCAAGGCGAACTCGACGCAGCGCCGGACGGATTCGTCGACGCCGTCTTCGCGCTCGGCGCGGACCTGCGCCACGAGTCGGACGTGACCCGCTCCGACTACGCGGCCAGAATCGTACGCGGCGGCCTACCCGAGGCCACCACCCGCACCGACCCACGCCGCCGCCAACGATTCCTCGACGCCTACGTCCAGGCGCTCATCGACCGCGACGTCCGGCAACTGTCCGACATCCAGCACAAGGGCGAGCTCCGCAAGCTGGTCCGCCTCCTCTCGGCCAGATCCGCGAACATCATCGCCGCCAACTCCCTCGAATCCGCCCTCGGACTGAGCCGGCCCACGATCGCCCGCTACCTCCAAGCCCTGGAAGAGATCTTCCTGGTCAAACGGATCCCCGGCTGGTCCCGCAACCTGGGCACCCGCACCACCGCCGCGCCCAAACTGATCTTCGTCGACTCGGGCATCGCCGCCAACGAGACCGCGACCGACGCCCGGGCACTGCTCCGGCCGGGCGCACCGTTCGGCCCACTCCTCGAGTCATTCGTCCTGTCCGAACTCTCCCGCCAGCTCACCTGGTCCGAGCAGCCCGTCGACCTCTCCCACTACCGCGACCAGAGCAGGTACGAAGTCGACGCGGTGCTCGAGAACAGATCTGGCCAGGTGGTCGGAATCGAAGTCAAGGCAGCCACCACCGTCCGGCCCGACGACTTCCGCGGGCTACGCCGCCTCGCCGACCGGCTCGGCGAGGACTTCATCGCCGGCATCGTCCTCTACACCGGAACCTCCACGCTGCCGTTCGGCGACAGGCTCCGCGCAATGCCGGTCAGCGCCCTCTGGCAGGTTTCCGCCTCGACAACAGACTGA
- a CDS encoding NAD(P)-dependent oxidoreductase, which translates to MSAVGFIGLGDQGAPMARAVGGGYDLHVWARRPESLRALDTTEFTVAESVATLAGAVDVLLLCLRDDDDILDLLEHHRLLDGLRPGSVVANHGTGDPGVNEMIARRFAAHGVAYLDAPVSGGGPGARARTLTTFVGGDRAAYERCEPIFATFSRTVVHMGAVGTGQLTKLLNNSMTMSNLKNAADMLRVAEQLGVDISALVQAISVSSGASFVLGALNTEITPDVAPHLQSLMRKDIEHFADAVRARGADPGELRERGLAGADGLVEAVAIVAGRPAAAR; encoded by the coding sequence ATGAGCGCCGTTGGTTTCATCGGCCTCGGCGATCAGGGCGCGCCGATGGCGCGGGCGGTCGGCGGCGGGTACGACCTGCACGTCTGGGCCCGCCGCCCGGAATCGCTGCGGGCACTCGACACCACCGAGTTCACCGTCGCGGAGAGTGTCGCGACGCTCGCCGGTGCGGTGGACGTTCTGCTGCTGTGCCTGCGTGACGACGACGACATCCTCGATCTGCTGGAACACCACCGGCTCCTGGACGGGCTGCGCCCCGGCAGCGTGGTGGCCAACCACGGCACCGGCGACCCGGGCGTCAACGAGATGATCGCCCGACGCTTCGCCGCGCACGGGGTGGCGTACCTGGACGCCCCGGTCAGTGGCGGCGGCCCGGGCGCGCGCGCCCGGACGCTGACCACCTTCGTGGGCGGCGACCGGGCAGCCTACGAGCGGTGCGAGCCGATCTTCGCGACGTTCTCCCGCACCGTTGTGCACATGGGCGCGGTGGGCACCGGTCAGCTGACCAAGTTGCTCAACAACTCCATGACGATGAGCAACCTCAAGAACGCGGCCGACATGCTCCGTGTCGCTGAGCAGTTGGGCGTGGACATCTCCGCGCTCGTCCAGGCGATCTCGGTGAGCAGCGGTGCCAGCTTCGTCCTGGGAGCGTTGAACACCGAGATCACCCCGGATGTCGCACCACACCTGCAGTCGCTGATGCGCAAGGACATCGAGCACTTCGCGGACGCGGTCCGGGCCCGTGGGGCCGACCCCGGTGAGTTGCGCGAGCGTGGCCTGGCCGGTGCCGACGGCCTGGTCGAGGCGGTCGCCATCGTCGCCGGCCGCCCGGCGGCGGCCCGCTGA